TAAGTGCCGAATCGTTGGTAGATAAAGGCAATGAGGCTTATTCGGCAGGGAAATATGAAGAGGCTGTTCAGTTATACCGAGATGCAATAAATCAGAATGGCGAGTCGGCAATAGTTTACTATAATTTAGGCAATGCTTACTATCGCCTTAATAGTGTGGCTCTATCTATTATCTCTTACGAAAGAGCTTTGCTGTTAGACCCTTCAAACAAAGACATTAAGTTTAATTTAGAGATAGCAAAACTAAAAACAGTAGACAAGATAGAGTCGGTTGATGAGTTTTTCTTTACAGAGTGGCTTACCTCTATTCGCAATCTTAGAAGCACCGATCAGTGGAGTGTTATTGCTATAATATCTTTTTTACTACTTATAGTTTGTCTTTTCTTATTTTTCTTTTCACGAAAGATTGTATTAAAGAAGATAGGCTTTTTCTCAGCTATAGTATTAATAATTGTATGTGTTTCAGCCAATGTTTTTGCGTATAATCAAAAGAAAACACTTGTCGACAGAAATACAGCAGTAATATTTGCACCAACAATAACTATAAAAAGTTCGCCAGATAATAGCGGTACTGATTTATTTATTCTTCACGAAGGAACAAAAGTAGAAGTTAAAAGTAAACTTGGCGAATGGAGCGAAATAGAAACTTCAGATGGGAATGTAGGCTGGATTCCAACTAAAGAAATAGAAGTTATTTAACTCTATTCAACAGAAGAAGAATATCTGTATTTTTTTACTTTAGCTCTGTAAATAAAATCCTTATGTTTGAAGTCTTCGTTGGTTATATAAATCTCTTGAGGTGAGTCTCCAAAGCAAATACCTTCAACCTGTCCGCTATCTATAACACTTCCTATAATTCCTATCTGGTCTTGTAGTTTAATACAGATGGCACCAAATCCCTCAATCTGATAACCGCTAAAGATAAGGTATTCATCTCCGAAGTTATCGGCTCCGGTAACTAAAAATCCCATGTTGTTGTAACGCTTAACCAATTGCGCACAGTGTTTCTCACTTATAGGCAGTGGCTTGTTGGGTATAGTGTATTCGGTTGTAGCATATCCCGACTCTACACTTAACCAATCTTTAGTGAAAAGATGTATAGTGTTGTTGTGTACATAGATAGCTTCGCAATCAAAAGAAGTTTTGTTACTCTCAACAGGCTGAGGAGTTATTTGTTCGGGATAATAAAACCGAATAATTTCTATGTTTTCAAAAGGAATAACCACATCTCCATCAATAGGAATATCGTTCAGCTTAATCATGTAAATAGACAAATCAGTGCGAGCTCCATTTATGTTATTGCCAGTATCGGCAATGTAAAGAAACTCTTCATCGGCAGCAATGTCTTCCCAGTCGTGATTTATAGCACCACTAAGAACAACTGTCTGAATAATATCCCCAGAAGTTGGGTCGATGGCATATATTTCGGCATCGCCACCACTATCATTGTGCGTCCAAAATTTATCGCCAGCATAAACAATACCCGAAGTTTCGTTGAGCGACGAATCGAGATTAGCTTCAGTTACCAAATCAAACTCTATTATTTCTTGCGAATAAGAATAAGTTGAAGAGCAAACAATAAGAGATAAAATAAAAATAGCTAAGCCTTTCATTTTGTTTCGTTTTGTTTTTCAGCCTTGCGCTGTTTGTACCTTTCCACATCTTCGGGAGTAGTGCGCCAACGAGCGTGCATCCACACCCATTGCTCTTTGTATGTAGAAACAATTTCTTCTATCTTTTTTGTCTGACGAAGAGTATTATCATAAATATCTTTTTCGGCATCGCCAGTATTTGTTACCTCTAATTCTGAATATATTATAAATTTATAATTATCATTGCTTTTGCGTGTCATAACCATAGGAACAATGGCAGCGCCAGTTTCTAAAGCCAAACGCGAAGCACCTATTGGAGTATAGGCAGGTTTGCCAAAGAAATCGACAAATACACTTTTTACCTTAGTGTCTTGATCAATCATTAATATTAAGCACTCACCATTTTTTAGCACATCTATAAGTTTTTCATACGACCCCACACGAGTAATGTTTTTAAGACCTCGCCGTTTTCTGTATTTAATCATCATATTCTCCAACAGTTGTTGTTTCATAGCCTTGCTTGCCGCCGATGTTTCGTAGCCAAGCATAGGCGGAGTGATGGCAGCCAACTCCCACGAACTAAGATGAGGAACCAAGCAAATAACCCCTTTACCTCTGTCGTAAGCAGCCTTTAGATGTTCTTCCCCTTCAACATCGATATAAGAAAAATATTTTTGCTTGTCTTTAATGCGAGAGAAAGCCATATAATCAAAAAAAGACTTTATCATCTCAGTAAAAACAGCTTTAGCAACAGAGGTAATTTCTTCTTCCGAAAGAGTATCTCCATAAACTCTGTTGAGATTAGCGAGAGCTATAGTTCTCGACTTTTTAGCTTTTTTGTAGAACTTCGCTCCAACATACGTCGCAAACTTCCTTATAGTTTTTAAAGGAAGAACGCGATAAAGAATAACAAGCACGCACAAAAAGGGAAAAAGGAGCACTAATACCAATTTCCGTTTAAAAGTTTTAAGCTTTCGATTCATAACAAGAGATGTTTATGAAGTATAAACGCTAATAGAATATGATTATTGTTATGTTTGTTTCATACTTTGAATATAATCCGTTTTATTTTATAGAAACTACTTGTTTCATAATTTGATATAATTCGTTTTGCGGTTTGAAACTACTTGTTTCATATAGGTGAAACACTTTGTTTCATACTAATGAAACAACCTGTTTCACACGGGTGAAATAAATTTAGCACTGTGTTTGTTAACGTTTTTAGTTGACTATTATTTGTTTTAACTGTAAAAATTGGTCGACTCGGTTTATAAATAATTTATCCTATCTGCCAACTGAAGAAAGTAATCGTTAGACCAAATATCTAACTCTTTCGGATTTTGAATAAAAGGAAAAATATCTCTCTTAACCATATTTATGTCGGTTGAGGTTAATCGTTCTTTAAGCATTGAAACAAAGGTTTCTTTGTCTAAAGTTAGGCTATTAAACTCATTTGCTCTAGTTTGTAAATGAGCAAAGTCAAGAGCTACATTATGTCGTACGTACCATTCAAAATCATACCAATCTCTGCCTTTTACACGAGTTTTCCAGTTGCGGAATAATAAGGCGTGCATCTTGCCTGCATATAGATCTGGCAATGAGAAGCAACGTGTCATAAAAGAAAAAGGCATTAAAGATAGTTTTTGTTCAGTGGAAAATCCAAGAGGAGGATCTGTATCAACCTCCATTTTTATTTTTATATCTTTCTCTGTCTTGAATTTAACATCATATATAGCGGTATTGTCTTTTAAGAATGCAGACTCTACTTGAGTATCGTTTTTCTTTTCCTTACGAGTAATAATGATATCACGTCCAGCTGCTTTAAATTCTTCTATAACGGCGGGAAAATAGCTCTCTAAATCAAATGTTTGATTTTTTTCAACTAATGAAAAATCCATATCTTCTGAAAAACGAGGAAGGTTATGAAAAATTCTTAGGCACGTACCTCCATAGAATGCAGTTTTGTCGAAGAAGCCCCCACGATATAGTCCAGCAAGAGTAATTTCTTGCATAACTTCGTGTGTTGCGTTCTTTTTTTGTTCACTAGTTTTTATATTATACCGAGAAATCATTTGTTCAAATATATTCATCGTTGCAGTAATTTTAAGAGTA
This genomic stretch from Dysgonomonadaceae bacterium PH5-43 harbors:
- a CDS encoding tetratricopeptide (TPR) repeat protein (product_source=COG0457; cath_funfam=1.25.40.10,2.30.30.40; cleavage_site_network=SignalP-noTM; cog=COG0457; pfam=PF13414; smart=SM00028,SM00287; superfamily=48452,50044; transmembrane_helix_parts=Inside_1_127,TMhelix_128_147,Outside_148_156,TMhelix_157_176,Inside_177_248) — its product is MKRLIIILLSIITTLNISAESLVDKGNEAYSAGKYEEAVQLYRDAINQNGESAIVYYNLGNAYYRLNSVALSIISYERALLLDPSNKDIKFNLEIAKLKTVDKIESVDEFFFTEWLTSIRNLRSTDQWSVIAIISFLLLIVCLFLFFFSRKIVLKKIGFFSAIVLIIVCVSANVFAYNQKKTLVDRNTAVIFAPTITIKSSPDNSGTDLFILHEGTKVEVKSKLGEWSEIETSDGNVGWIPTKEIEVI
- a CDS encoding hypothetical protein (product_source=Hypo-rule applied; cleavage_site_network=SignalP-noTM; smart=SM00564; superfamily=50956), whose product is MKGLAIFILSLIVCSSTYSYSQEIIEFDLVTEANLDSSLNETSGIVYAGDKFWTHNDSGGDAEIYAIDPTSGDIIQTVVLSGAINHDWEDIAADEEFLYIADTGNNINGARTDLSIYMIKLNDIPIDGDVVIPFENIEIIRFYYPEQITPQPVESNKTSFDCEAIYVHNNTIHLFTKDWLSVESGYATTEYTIPNKPLPISEKHCAQLVKRYNNMGFLVTGADNFGDEYLIFSGYQIEGFGAICIKLQDQIGIIGSVIDSGQVEGICFGDSPQEIYITNEDFKHKDFIYRAKVKKYRYSSSVE
- a CDS encoding KDO2-lipid IV(A) lauroyltransferase (product_source=KO:K02517; cath_funfam=1.10.150.130; cog=COG1560; ko=KO:K02517; pfam=PF03279; superfamily=69593; transmembrane_helix_parts=Inside_1_11,TMhelix_12_31,Outside_32_321) is translated as MNRKLKTFKRKLVLVLLFPFLCVLVILYRVLPLKTIRKFATYVGAKFYKKAKKSRTIALANLNRVYGDTLSEEEITSVAKAVFTEMIKSFFDYMAFSRIKDKQKYFSYIDVEGEEHLKAAYDRGKGVICLVPHLSSWELAAITPPMLGYETSAASKAMKQQLLENMMIKYRKRRGLKNITRVGSYEKLIDVLKNGECLILMIDQDTKVKSVFVDFFGKPAYTPIGASRLALETGAAIVPMVMTRKSNDNYKFIIYSELEVTNTGDAEKDIYDNTLRQTKKIEEIVSTYKEQWVWMHARWRTTPEDVERYKQRKAEKQNETK
- a CDS encoding putative nucleotidyltransferase component of viral defense system (product_source=COG2253; cog=COG2253; pfam=PF08843) is translated as MNIFEQMISRYNIKTSEQKKNATHEVMQEITLAGLYRGGFFDKTAFYGGTCLRIFHNLPRFSEDMDFSLVEKNQTFDLESYFPAVIEEFKAAGRDIIITRKEKKNDTQVESAFLKDNTAIYDVKFKTEKDIKIKMEVDTDPPLGFSTEQKLSLMPFSFMTRCFSLPDLYAGKMHALLFRNWKTRVKGRDWYDFEWYVRHNVALDFAHLQTRANEFNSLTLDKETFVSMLKERLTSTDINMVKRDIFPFIQNPKELDIWSNDYFLQLADRINYL